The stretch of DNA GAGTGTTCAAACCAGCCTCTGCGGCGGAAACAATGGAAGCCGTCGAGCTCGCGTTCGACTATCGTGGGGATGTGACCTTGACGTTAGGATCAGGCGAGTCGGTGGCCGGATATCTCTTCAATCGTCAAGCGGCAGGCGACGATCCTTACCTCGAATTGTTTCCCGTCGATCAGCCGAGTCCTCAGCGCATTTCCTACCGATCCATCGAGAGCATCGCGTTTACCGGCCAAGACACTGCGAACGGCAAGTCGTGGGAGGCTTGGGTCTCGAAGAAAGACTCCGAGCGTCGAGCAGAAGCTGCAAAGATTGAGGCGGCTGCGCGTACGAAGGGCTATCTCTAAGTTCTTCTCCATTCTTCTTCGGTTGATCCCGATACTTTCGCGGAAGAAATCAGCTTTCCATCACATGGGCCAAGGCTATGCGCTTCAACTTTTAAACGTCCCCTCACCGATCGTGAGGCCGGTTCCTCGTGCCACGCATTCCTCAGTCTCAGCCCGCCCTGCGACCGTCGTCGAAAACCAAACGGCTCTACGTCCGGATTGAAGGGCCAGCCGTTTCGTTGACAAAGATTTGAGTGCTGTGCTAGAAACCTGTGCCCGAATGTAGAGTGCTCGTTGTACTGAGCGAGCACGACCTCGAAGGAGCAAACGACGAGTCAGCGATCTAGTTTGAAGCTTGGGAGCAGAATTCCAGGCGGACTGTTTTTCCTAGCTTGCTGTTTCGTCATGAATGTTGCGTTTCCACCCCTGGCTCAAGCCACGCATGAAGCGGATCATCGTTTCATGGTGGAGGGGTATGTTTGCGATCAAAATGGGAAGGGACTTCCGAATACAGACGTTCTCGTCAAGGACACCAGGATTTCATACGGTCAGGTTGTTCGGACGGATGGAGATGGTTACTACAAAGCGATGTTTCATCTGCACAACGACAATCTTGACGATCCCCTTCTGGTAGAGGCGAGAGGTGAACGGCAAAACCTTAAGATTCAATTTGATCCGAAAGATCTAGAGAGCGAACGAAAGATTCGGGTTGACTTTGGAACTGGCTGTGAGGCGAGTGGGCCTCCCGCTTGGATTTGGTGGAGCAGTGGGGCGGTCTTTGCCACAGCCTGCGGTATTTTCGGGATGAAGTTTGTCCGTTCTCAGCGGAAGCCGGAACGGATCAAGGCGAAATCCCAGGGAAAGAAAAAATCATGATCGCCGATGACGGTCCTTGGGGCTACAAGGTATCTCGCCGAATCGGTTGATTAGGTCGGCGAGGGCCCGTGATACAAGCTGAATGGGCGACTGTAATTTCGACGCTCTTGCAGGGGCAGGTGATAGCTCTGCAAAAGCGTTTTTTTTTGCTTGTCGGTCCGTTTCTCGATCGCGTTGCCGCCCGGACGAGAATCTCTCTTAATGACAGCGTGATGGACGTAATGAACATACAGGCAGGCTCGATTCGCGCTGTATTCATCATGAGCGCGGGACTATTGGCGAGTTGCGGAGACCAGGGTGGAGAGGGGCCGATTGTGCCGCCACCGCCGGCTCCTGCTGAATATGCCGAGAAGCATATGCCGGCAGATTGGTGGGCGGATGCTCAGAAGCTGGAAGAGGGACGCAAGCTCTTCATCGGTGAGACGAATCCCGACGTAAACTGTGCCAGTTGTCACGGGAAAGACGGGAAGCCCGTGAAGGCAGGCGCCACTGATTTCAGAAACCCTGAGCGCATGAAGCTGTATTCGGACTCTGTCTGGTTTTGGCGTATTTCCGAAGGAGTGCCGAATACCAAGATGAAAGGGTGGAAGAGCAAGCTCTCAGAAGAGGATCGATGGAAGCTCGTGCTCTATGAGCGGAATTTTGGACTGGCTGGGAAGACATGGAATGAAGAAATGAAGCAATGGGCCGAGGCCGTCATTAAGTGACTGTAGGGTAAGGTTGTCGGTGGCAGGATGCTTCGCGCCTTCCGGCCTTTCCTCTTGTGGAATCATAAGGTGAGCCTTTTGTATGCGATTTGAGGCCGTCAACCATGTGTCGGGTTTTTTGCGGGCTACCAGGGGATTCTCCTAGCGGTAAGGCTTGGGGACTCTGGGATACTCTAGCCGGTCGATAAGGTCGTATGAAGTAGGGTTGCGGCAATCGCATGGAGCTTGACCTGTAATGGCGAGATCTTAGCGCTCTCAGGGGCTTCAGGCGCTCTGGTCGGGTGGTGGCCGAGACCCATTAATGTAGAGAAAAATATCCTGTGGAAATTCGAGTAAGTATGAAAGCAAGATCCTTGACCAAGTTCTTAAAGTAGGGGGGCATCGAGGCATCGTGAAAAAACTGTCGAGCGGTCTCATGGCTCTCATTGTGTTGTTCTCCCTGTGCGCGGCAGCCACCGGTGTCTGCGCTCAGGAGGTTGGGGCGTCTTCGGTGGAGCTTCCGTATACAGGCAATCGGACGGCTGTATGGGTCGTCGCTCAACTCCATATTTTATTTGCCGCGTTTATCCTCGGTGCACCGATCTTCGTCGTCATTTCAGAATGGTTGGGTTACCGCAAGCAGGACCCTCGGTATGATCGCCTGGCTAAAGAGATCACCAAGGTTACGGTCATTCTCTTTAGTATGACGGCTGTGACGGGCGGCTTGTTTATTTTTGTCCTTCTTGCCGCCTACCCACAATTCACGACCTCATTCATTAATCAGTTTTATATGGTGTTCGCGGTCATGTATCCGGCGCTGTTTATCGCCGAGACGATTTTGATGTATGCCTACCTCTACACCTGGGATGTGTGGAAGGGTGAAAGGAAGGGGCGTCACATTGCTCTCGGCGTGCTCTTGAATCTTGTCTGTCTGCTCATCCTATTTGTCATCAACGGTCCCACGTCGTTCATGAATACACCGCCGAAGGCCGAAGGAGTTTCGCCGCAGGATTTCATCGCGGCGGCAACCTTGTGGGACAAGATTGCGAACCAAAGTTGGTTCCCTCTGAGCCTCCACCGAATCGATGGGAATGTGGCATTCGGTGGGTTTATCGCCGGGATGATCGCCGCCTACATGTACATGGGGGCGAAGTCGCAGGAGGAGCGAGCCTACTACGATTGGATGGGGTTCGCCGCCATCTGGATCGCCGTGGGTGGGTCGCTCTTGCAGCCGTTCACGGGACTTTTGTTGGCCTATGAAATGTGCGATTACGATTTTTCATTCTGCCCATATATGATGGCCGATCAGCTCTCCATGTTTTTTGAAATGCAGGGCATGATGATCGGGTTGCTGTTCTTGGCCATCAACTATTACAGTTGGCTCAGCGTCAAGCGAATTGAAGGGGCCGAAAATGTTCGGATGACGATTCTGGCTCCCATTGTCTTGGTGGTCTTGCTACCCGTCACGATGTGGGTCATGAATAAATATTGGATTCCGGATCCAATGTCGTTGGTGTTCCTTCTGCCCTTAACGTTGTCGCCCTTCTTATTGAGCCGGTTCGTTCCGAAGACCGTCTCCGCACGGACCGTCATCAAGGTCGGCTTTATCGTCATGCTCGTGAGCGACGCGGTCTGGCTTACACCCGGTGGGTTCGTGGCCACCGGCACCGATATGCCCGATGAGCTGAAATTGCCGGAAGGGTGGGATTTTCTGGCATCGATGCCGGCAAAGCTTTCTGCGATCTTGACGTTGGTGTTCGTGACGGTCGTCAATTACGTCTTGTATAACAGAACCATCAAGCAGGGCACGATCCTCTGGGGGAAAATCGATTTCGTGTCCCAGTTTGTTCTGATTTTCTTGGCGTTCATCTCCACATGGACGATGGGGTTGATGGGGGCGGTCCGGTCCCTGCTCAAAAAATATTTCCACACCTATAGTCTGGTCTCGGACCTCAGTGCGGAGTCTTTTACTCCGACGCTCTCCTATTCGGCCTGGTGGATCACGGCGATTACCGTGTTCTTTATTGCCATCGTCAGTGTGGCTGCCCTAGTAGCTCTTCGGCCTTCAGTTTCGAGGGTGCGAGAGCCTGAGGGGAGTCCGGTCCCGGTCGGGGCCAAATAATCACAGCGTGAAGCATTTGGTGAGCCAATTGGAATTCGTATGAGGACAATGTGTTCAAGAAGCTAACAATCGGGCTTGTGGTCGGTGGCGCACTTGTGGGTATCACGCACTCGCAGGAGGTACCGTTCGATTTCCAAAAGTTGTTCTTTATCTTCGCGCTGATCGGGGCTGTTGTCTTTGTGATGCTTGACGCGCAGCCGATCGGAATAATGAGCGGCGGGAAGTCCGTCTTTGCGGTCACCGCGTTCTGGGTCCTGCTGATTACGGCCTGCATCGCGGGCGCTTCCCTGTTGCCGCAGTTTAATCCCGAAGACGAACGGGCCAAAATCGACAAGCTTTTGGGAAAGGAACGGGCTGCCTCGCAGAAGGGCAAGGCTGAGGAATTGATCGCTCGGGCCAAGGCACTCGATGAGCAGGTCAAAGCCCTGGAAGAGCGCCTCAAGGGATTGGGGGGAGGTCAGGCTGCATCTGCATCACCGGCGCCTCCGGCCGGGGAGAAGCCTTCTTCGACAGCAGCCACGTCTGCTGGAGGGGGTGGGGATTTCATGAAGGTGGGCGAGGAGCAGTGGCAATTGCAAGAATGCTACAACTGCCACAAGTTGAGGGGTGAGGGCGGGAAGAAACGAGGTCCTGAATTGGATAACATCGGCTCGTTCTTGACGGTCGAGGAGATTCAACAGAAAATCTACGACCCCAAGAGCATCATGGCTGAGGGGTATGAGAAGGAATGGCAAAAGGGCATCATGCCGGACAAGTTTAAGGACCTCATGGAGCCCAAAGAAATGCAGGCCCTGGCTGCCTGGTTGGGTACCTTCAAGAACACCTCGGTGAATACCCCGAAGCCGATCAAGAAAAAATGATGCTGCAACCGAAGTTGAAATCCAAGGTCCGGTGCACCGACCTCGACATCGGCGAAGTCACGAAAGTCGTGCTCGATCCGCTTTCCCACGAGATCAGCCATATCGTGGTGTCTATGAATGGGAGCGGTGAGCGACAAGTCGCCATGGGTCATGTCCAGGCCGTGACGGACGACGTCGTGCAGTTGCGCGCGCCGTCAACCGATATTCTGGCCTTGCCTCCCTTCAAGCGGGAAGATTATGTCACCACGCATGAAGTGGAGATCTCCCACCTCGAGGACAACATCCATGTGACGCCAGGCGAGGTGTTGGTCCCCTTGCCTGATCTGGAAAAAAGCGTCAAGCGCCGCACCTTTTTCATGAATTTCACGCATGTCATTGGGTTCTTGGTCGGCCTCCCCATTGCCTATCCAATTCTCCGCTATCTGATGAAGCCGATGTATGCGGATTTCGACAACGACTGGCTGAACGTGGGGAATGTCAGCAAGATCAAGCAGGATGATGTCGGAGTGCAGTTCAAGTACAAGAAAAAGGTCAAAGAAGTTTATATGCCGGAGAGCGAAATCGATAAAAACGTCTGGATCCTCCGAGCGACCCCCGAGCTTCTCGAGAAAGTTTACAACGACAAGGACATGGAGTTTCGAGATGCCAAGGGGAAAACGATCTGGGCCAACAAGCGAGACATTCCCTATGTGGCGTTCTCCGGCAAGTGCCCCCATTTGGGATGCGCATTCAAGTGGCGACAGCACAAAACGCTCGGACAAGTGTTTCTCTGCCCTTGCCACCTCAGTATCTACGACGCAGCAGGGAAAGTGCTTGACGGCCCGGCCCCACGTGGCCTTGACGCATTACCCGTGAGGGTTTCTGCAGCTGGGGACGTGGAGATCATCGACATGGAATTCAAGGCCGGTACAAAATCACAAATCCGGATCATTTGAAAACTGGCGGCATGGATAGCAAGCAATCATCATCGACGGTAATTCCTGATCATCAGCCCAGCGCCATCGAAAAGCTCGTGGCGTTCCTTGACGAGCGGGTCGGGCTCAAGGAGATGCAAGCCAAGATGCTCAATGAGCCGATTCCCGGCGGCTCTCGTTGGGCCTACGTGTTCGGCTCCATCTTGTTGTTCATCTTTGCCATGCAGGCACTGACCGGCATGTTGCTCATGTTCTATTACGTGCCGACAGCCGACCATGCCTACGCCAGTACGCAATATATCATTCACGATGTCGATTATGGGTGGTTCATTCTGGGCTACCATTTTTGGGGATCCAGCGCCATGGTCGTCTGCGTGGTGGCCCATATGTCTCAGGTCTTTCTCTGGGGGGCGTACAAGAAGCCGCGAGAATTGCTGTGGCTTGTCGGACTCGCGCTGTTTGGTGTTGTGATCACCTTCGGTTTTACAGGCTACCTCTTGCCCTGGGACCAACGGGCGTTCTGGGCAACGACCGTGGGTGTCGAAATCTTGGATAAGACTCCCATTGTCGGTGATTTTATAGCCCGATTTCTGAAGGGTGGCCCGACCCCCGGGCAGATGACCTTAAGCCGATTTTTCGTCCTCCATGTGATGATTCTCCCGGCGGCACTCATGGCCTTGGCCGGATTGCATCTGTTCCTGTTTCGTGTCGCCGCCCCCGCAGGACCCTTCACCGGTACGGTGGAGGAGATCAAAGCGAAAACCGACTATTTCTTTCCCCGTCAAATTTGGAAAGACATGGTCGGGATGGCGTTTGTCTTCGTAGGGATTTGCGCCTTGGCCCTCTGGGAGCCGGTCGTCTTATTGGATGAGGCGGCGCCGGATCCAGGGGACTACCATCCCGAGCCGGAATGGTATTTTCTATTCTATTTTCAGCTGCTCAGATTGAAACTGTTCGCCGGTGAGTCCGGTCAATTTCTCGGTGCCGTGGTGTTGCCGGCCGTCTTCATGGCATTGCTCGTCGCGCTCCCGTTCATCGACAAAGATCCCGAGCGGAATATTTTCAAGCGACCGGTCGCCCTCATCAGTTGGATTGCGATCATGGTGGTGATTGTCTTGTTCACGGTTGCATCGGTGATTAACCGAGCGTTCCTGGACTGATCCTTTGAGTAGGTTGGTTATGGCGGAAGAACGCGAATCGATGTCTCCGACGAAGATAGGGTTCGGTATTCTGTGGCCGGCCTGCTGGACGGGCATTCCCATTAAGGCGGTGTTTGCGGTCCTTGCCATGACGATGGGATTGGTGCATTTCGAAGGACGGTTCGGTCTTGCCTTTTTAATGCTGTTTGCCAGTCCCGTCACCGTCTTCGCCGCTCCCATCATCATGGCCGTCTTTGAGACGCAGTTTGGTGAAGGGGTCGGTTTGCCGCTCATACTCGGAATGTCCATCCCCGTCGACATCTGGGCGCTGGGCCTGGTTGGGCGAACGTTCTTCTTGGAACGACTTCGGAAAGAGCCACCCGACGATGGGCTTGGTTTTGCGATCTGGTGGAGAGCAGCGATCATTGGAACGTTCTTTCTTCCGCTCCTCTGGTGGATCGTCAGCCGTGTCACGGAGATCGCGATTACGGCATCGCACTCCATGGCTGAAATGGACAGCATGCGACATCTCTTCGACACCGGCCTTCCGATCGCGGAACGAATCGGTCTCGAACTCACAATCTGGGGATCCATCTCGTCGGCAGTCCTGATCGTCTTGGCGATCATCGGGATTTCCATCCTTGGACAAATCATTCGACGCATGGCGGAAAACGCTCGTCCAGCGTCTGAAAATTATCAAGGACTCGTGACTCGCTGGGATTTGATGCGTGTGCCGACCGATCAGGGGTTGTTGCTGGCCTCATTGGCGGGGGTTGGCGTGGTCCTGTCGCTGGTCTTTTGGGCTATCCTTCCGGTGACGACTCCGCATCCCCATGATTGCTGTAAGAAGCCGGAGGTCCAGGTCGAACCGGTGTTCAAACCGGTTGAGTCGTTGAACAAGACGGCGCAGCGGATCGCATCTCTTGCGGCGCAAGTTGATGCGATGGAGCACCAGAGGACAGAAACAAAAGTGCAGAAAGAAAAGGGCAAGGGAAAGGTGGAAGGCGCAACGGCCAAGAACTCCCCTGTCAACACGAAACCGTAATTTGCGAGGTGATGAGGTGAGTGCCATGCGACAAGAGGTCGGAACGATTCAACGAGCTCTCCGAGCCGTCAGCGGGTGCGGCGGATCGCTCGCAACTCTCTTGTTGACGGCTGGGTGGCTTGCACTCCCTTCGATCGGATTCGCGGCGGAAGGCACAGCGGCCGGACCGACCGAATATCGCGATATTGGTTATATCGGCAGTCGGAACTTGGTCTGGATCGTCGCGCAGCTGCATCTTCTGCTTGCAGGGTTCGTCTTAGGAGTGCCGATCTTCGCCTGGTTATGCGAAGTCATCGCGTGGAGGGGAGGCGAAAAGCGTTACGACAAGCTCGCCAAGGAGTTTACGAAGCTCCTGACTTCGGCCTATGCGACCACCGCCCTGTTCGGCGGCATTCTCTTGTTTCTCTTGGTGGCGTTTTACCCCAAGCTCATGAATTATTTGACGGACGTTTTCTTCCCGTCTTTTCTCCTCTACTGCCTCCTGTTCTTGCTCGAAACCGCCACGCTCTATCTGTATTGGTATGGGTGGGATGCCATGCAAGGTGGAGGCAAGAAGACGTTGCATGTGTTTCTGGGGTTTTTGCTGAACTTCTTCGCCTTATTCATCATGATCGTGCCCAATGCCTGGGCCACGTTCCAGGCCAGCCCGGTTGTGATTTCAGAAGGCACGGCTATCGAGCGTGCCTGGGCGGCAACGTGGAACCCGACCTGGTGGCCGATCAATGTCCATCGCCTCATCGCCAATGTCGTGCTCGGTGGATACATTTGTGGGGCCTATGCCGGAGTCCGGTATTTGTCGGTCAAGAGCACTGAGGAACGGGAGCATTACGATTGGATGGGCTATGTCGGCAACTTTATCGGCGTGTTCGGCCTGTTGGCCCTGCCGTTTGCCGGCTACTGGCTCATGCGGGAAATCTACCAGTACAACCAGCAGATGGGCATTACACTGATGGGAGGATTCCTGTCCTGGCTCTTCATCATCCAAGCCATGTTGATCGGAGTCCTGTTTCTTGGTTCGAACTATTACTTCTGGCTGGGGATTACCTATCGCATTCCCGGATCGGAGGCAAAATATCGGCGGGCCATGTTGCTGATGCTGATCAGCTTGCTGTTCTGCCTTGCTGTGTGGATGACGCCTCACTCCCTCGTCGCCAGCATTGAAGAGGCCCAGAAGATGGGAGGAGCTCATCATCCCCTGCTGGGCGTCCTCGGCGTTATGTCTGCCAAAATGACGGTGGCGAACCTCATGATTCTCATTACGTTCATGAGCTTTGTCATGTATTGGCGGGCCGGGAAGCAAGACACGGCCAGGTGGGCGAAGTTGGGAAAGGCGGTCATGAGCGCTGTGTTAGTGTTGGCCAGTCTTGCTGTCATCGTCCTCGGGGTGTGGGGATACTTCGTGCCGGCGATCGTCCGCATCAATTATTTCTCCACGTCCCAGGTGCTGATCGTCATCTTCGTCATCCTGACGATTGCGCCGTTGACGGCACTGTTGCTCAAGAGTGCCAAGACGACGACGGAGATGGTATGGGGCAGTATGCCTCCGCGTGCAGGGTATGCTCTGGTCCTCAATGCTGTCATGATCATCCTCCTCATGGCGCTGATGGGCTACGCGCGATCCTCGTCCCGCGTCCATTGGCATGTGTACGGAGTCATGCGTGATTCATCGCCCTATGCCTATTCGCCGGCCCTCGGCAGCGCGTCGCTGATCATGGGCTTCTGCACCTTTTTCTTCTGTATCCTCGTGGCCTTTATCTTCTGGGTCGCCACCATGGGTGACAAGGCCAAGGCTGCGGCACCAACAGGGAAGGGAGAGTTGCCGCACGGCATTCCCGCGATGGCCGGAGGATCTCCAGAGGAGCGACACAGGACGTGAAGAGAGTTTTGAATTATGAGTTTTAGGTTTAATACGCGGTAGGCAGCATTCAGCACATAACATTCGAGGGCCCATGAGTGAAGTCGCACAACTACAATTGATCTCTCTCGGTATTGTCGGATT from Nitrospira sp. encodes:
- a CDS encoding carboxypeptidase-like regulatory domain-containing protein translates to MNVAFPPLAQATHEADHRFMVEGYVCDQNGKGLPNTDVLVKDTRISYGQVVRTDGDGYYKAMFHLHNDNLDDPLLVEARGERQNLKIQFDPKDLESERKIRVDFGTGCEASGPPAWIWWSSGAVFATACGIFGMKFVRSQRKPERIKAKSQGKKKS
- a CDS encoding c-type cytochrome, producing the protein MNIQAGSIRAVFIMSAGLLASCGDQGGEGPIVPPPPAPAEYAEKHMPADWWADAQKLEEGRKLFIGETNPDVNCASCHGKDGKPVKAGATDFRNPERMKLYSDSVWFWRISEGVPNTKMKGWKSKLSEEDRWKLVLYERNFGLAGKTWNEEMKQWAEAVIK
- a CDS encoding cytochrome ubiquinol oxidase subunit I, with translation MKKLSSGLMALIVLFSLCAAATGVCAQEVGASSVELPYTGNRTAVWVVAQLHILFAAFILGAPIFVVISEWLGYRKQDPRYDRLAKEITKVTVILFSMTAVTGGLFIFVLLAAYPQFTTSFINQFYMVFAVMYPALFIAETILMYAYLYTWDVWKGERKGRHIALGVLLNLVCLLILFVINGPTSFMNTPPKAEGVSPQDFIAAATLWDKIANQSWFPLSLHRIDGNVAFGGFIAGMIAAYMYMGAKSQEERAYYDWMGFAAIWIAVGGSLLQPFTGLLLAYEMCDYDFSFCPYMMADQLSMFFEMQGMMIGLLFLAINYYSWLSVKRIEGAENVRMTILAPIVLVVLLPVTMWVMNKYWIPDPMSLVFLLPLTLSPFLLSRFVPKTVSARTVIKVGFIVMLVSDAVWLTPGGFVATGTDMPDELKLPEGWDFLASMPAKLSAILTLVFVTVVNYVLYNRTIKQGTILWGKIDFVSQFVLIFLAFISTWTMGLMGAVRSLLKKYFHTYSLVSDLSAESFTPTLSYSAWWITAITVFFIAIVSVAALVALRPSVSRVREPEGSPVPVGAK
- a CDS encoding c-type cytochrome; this translates as MFKKLTIGLVVGGALVGITHSQEVPFDFQKLFFIFALIGAVVFVMLDAQPIGIMSGGKSVFAVTAFWVLLITACIAGASLLPQFNPEDERAKIDKLLGKERAASQKGKAEELIARAKALDEQVKALEERLKGLGGGQAASASPAPPAGEKPSSTAATSAGGGGDFMKVGEEQWQLQECYNCHKLRGEGGKKRGPELDNIGSFLTVEEIQQKIYDPKSIMAEGYEKEWQKGIMPDKFKDLMEPKEMQALAAWLGTFKNTSVNTPKPIKKK
- a CDS encoding ubiquinol-cytochrome c reductase iron-sulfur subunit, translated to MMLQPKLKSKVRCTDLDIGEVTKVVLDPLSHEISHIVVSMNGSGERQVAMGHVQAVTDDVVQLRAPSTDILALPPFKREDYVTTHEVEISHLEDNIHVTPGEVLVPLPDLEKSVKRRTFFMNFTHVIGFLVGLPIAYPILRYLMKPMYADFDNDWLNVGNVSKIKQDDVGVQFKYKKKVKEVYMPESEIDKNVWILRATPELLEKVYNDKDMEFRDAKGKTIWANKRDIPYVAFSGKCPHLGCAFKWRQHKTLGQVFLCPCHLSIYDAAGKVLDGPAPRGLDALPVRVSAAGDVEIIDMEFKAGTKSQIRII
- a CDS encoding cytochrome bc complex cytochrome b subunit, whose translation is MDSKQSSSTVIPDHQPSAIEKLVAFLDERVGLKEMQAKMLNEPIPGGSRWAYVFGSILLFIFAMQALTGMLLMFYYVPTADHAYASTQYIIHDVDYGWFILGYHFWGSSAMVVCVVAHMSQVFLWGAYKKPRELLWLVGLALFGVVITFGFTGYLLPWDQRAFWATTVGVEILDKTPIVGDFIARFLKGGPTPGQMTLSRFFVLHVMILPAALMALAGLHLFLFRVAAPAGPFTGTVEEIKAKTDYFFPRQIWKDMVGMAFVFVGICALALWEPVVLLDEAAPDPGDYHPEPEWYFLFYFQLLRLKLFAGESGQFLGAVVLPAVFMALLVALPFIDKDPERNIFKRPVALISWIAIMVVIVLFTVASVINRAFLD
- a CDS encoding cytochrome ubiquinol oxidase subunit I translates to MRQEVGTIQRALRAVSGCGGSLATLLLTAGWLALPSIGFAAEGTAAGPTEYRDIGYIGSRNLVWIVAQLHLLLAGFVLGVPIFAWLCEVIAWRGGEKRYDKLAKEFTKLLTSAYATTALFGGILLFLLVAFYPKLMNYLTDVFFPSFLLYCLLFLLETATLYLYWYGWDAMQGGGKKTLHVFLGFLLNFFALFIMIVPNAWATFQASPVVISEGTAIERAWAATWNPTWWPINVHRLIANVVLGGYICGAYAGVRYLSVKSTEEREHYDWMGYVGNFIGVFGLLALPFAGYWLMREIYQYNQQMGITLMGGFLSWLFIIQAMLIGVLFLGSNYYFWLGITYRIPGSEAKYRRAMLLMLISLLFCLAVWMTPHSLVASIEEAQKMGGAHHPLLGVLGVMSAKMTVANLMILITFMSFVMYWRAGKQDTARWAKLGKAVMSAVLVLASLAVIVLGVWGYFVPAIVRINYFSTSQVLIVIFVILTIAPLTALLLKSAKTTTEMVWGSMPPRAGYALVLNAVMIILLMALMGYARSSSRVHWHVYGVMRDSSPYAYSPALGSASLIMGFCTFFFCILVAFIFWVATMGDKAKAAAPTGKGELPHGIPAMAGGSPEERHRT